Part of the Limihaloglobus sulfuriphilus genome is shown below.
ATAACCAAATCTATTTTTGCGGGGGGATATTCTGGATACAAATCTAATACAACTGTAAAAACAGTTTTTCAACTGCGTTCTACAAAGTTTAATTATACATCTTGCACATTCCCGTTTTCCCTTGCTGTCAAACAGCTCGAATTTTCCATACCAATTTATTACGTTATATTCACTCACCCCCTCGCATACTTGAATAAACACCTAAAAACTTAAGAAGTTTGTGATGTTTGTCAAATGAAAAAAACTTTTTTTTAAAAAAATGCGTAAAATAAGAATGATTACCTCTTTTTTATTTTGTAAATGCTGAACAGGATTATTCCTCATCAAAATCAGGATACTGCTCAGGAGACGGCCCTTTTTCTTCTACAATACGGGGATACTTATCATTGTCAGCAGGTTCATTCGCGTTTTCAACAGTAATCTCATGCCACCAGCTGTCACCAAAATCAAAAAGATAAAAGAATACCTGCCCTTTGCGTAAATTCAAAGATTTGATGGTTGCCTTCGATGCGTTGTCGGCCTCACATTTAAATGGGCCTTCATATTCACAGGCATAGGGATGAGTGTATTCATCTGAAGAGTCATAAATTTTTCGAGGATTAAATTTGATTTTAGAGTGAGGAAAATAAAAAGAATACATATGGTCATCATACCTGTCAAATGCATCAAATATAATCTCGTGCAGGTCATGCAGTGTCTGTCCTTCCCTGATGGCTATCTTTCTCCATATCCTTTTCGAGCCAACAATAAAGACCTTCAGAATAAAGACTGAACCTGTATTACTGGAATATTTAGAATAGTCATCTTCAGCATAAATTCCAGAGGACTCCTCCAAATAGTCATAAATATCATATAATGTGGATTTAGCCTCTTGGTCTTCTTCATTATTAGCCAGTTCAGCTAACTGTTCTAAAAACTCATCAAGTTGTTTTTCAGTGAAATAAAGTTCGTAGTCTTGCCCTATTTGAACTCCAATGGAGACCATCCTGAATAGTTCGTGACTGGCAAAAGAGGGTTCATACTTGAGAAGAAATTCTCTGTTCTCACGAGACAGCAATATTTTCATTTTATCATCCATAGAATTTGCACCTTTAATGTAAAATTTGACTTTATCCTGGAAATTTACCATGTCCCTTATTAAATTTCATAAATATATTAAATTATGAAAATGTGAAAGGGATTTTACCAGATAAACATACCTAAATCAATTAAGAATACAGGGAGAACGAAACAGCGTCAGGTCTCTTTTAGATAAAGCAGTGTTATAAGCACTTTTTTTTGACGGGTTTACGTTTGTTTGTCATCTTGTTTGCTTTGAATTTGTTGTCTGGGAAAGACATCTTGCGGATTTCTGTAAATCTGCTATAATATGAATGTTATAAGGAAAATCTCTTTGACATGCTCATATATCTACGCCGATTTTAATTTCAAATACAGGAAAACAGTTTATGAGTCACAAGAATTGCAGCCGACGTAAGTTTCTAAAAATATCCGGCATCAGCATGGCGGCTTTTGTGCTGCGGGGGAGTACGGCATCGCCTGCGGATAAACCCGCAAGAAGACCCAATATAATTTTTATCTATACCGACGATCAGGCCGCCTGGACGCCGGGTTATATCGGAAACAAACAGGCCAGAACGCCCAACATAGACCGGTTAGCTGCGCAGGGCGTGTATCTGGCCAATTCTTTTGTAACGACTCCGGTATGCAGCCCATCCAGAGCGGGTTTAATGACCGGCCGCTATGCCTCAGAGCTGGGGGTGCTTGATTTTATCCCGCATCCCGGTCATAAACTTTACGAGCCTGATAAACAGATAGGGCTCAGCCCCGACACAGTAACATTTGCCGAAGTCCTTGCCATGCAGGGATATACCAACGGTCTTGTCGGCAAATGGCATCTGGGAGACTGGACAGAAACCAGTGACAAAAAATATCATCCGCTTAATCACGGTTTTGATTACTTTATGGGTCTGACCGGCGGCGGGATCAGCCCGTCTGACCCGATTCTTGAAGAAAACTCTCAAGTGAAGCAGTTTAAAGGTTTAACAACAGATATACTGACAGATCGCGCCCTTGGTTTTGTCGAAAAGCATAAAGATGATACTTTCATGCTGTGCCTTAATTATCGGGCACCCCATAAGGCGTGGCTGCCGGTGGCAGATGCAGACTGGGCGCCTTATGAAAACATGGAGATGGAGATACCGAACCCGGATTATCCCGACCTGAATGTAAGAAAAGTCAAAACGATGATGAAAGAATATCTGGCCAGCATTGCCGGTATTGACCGCAATCTGGGCAGATTGCTTAAGCTGTTGGACGAACAGAATTTATCTGATAATACGGTTGTTATTTACAGCTCAGACCACGGCTACAATATGGGGCACAACGGCATCTGGCACAAAGGCAATGGTATCTGGGCGACTCACTCCGTCCCTGCTGATACAGAAAACATCAAGGGGAAATACCGTCCCAACCTCTATGATCAGTCACTCAGGGTGCCGGCCATCGTTCGCTGGCCGGGCATCGTAAAGGCCGGTTCGGTTATTACCGAGACGATCTCTAATCTCGATTGGTATCCAACCCTGGTCTCCATAGCAAATGCCAAAATGCCGGCAGGGCAGACAGTACGAGGCCGGGATTTTACGCCGCTGCTTCGCGGGCAGAAAATAGATGGCTGGGAAAACGGCCTTTATGCTGAATACAGCATGAGAAATTACTGCCGGACACATCTGCGGGCTTACCGAACACCGGAATGGAAACTTATTCGTGACTTTCTAAACCCCCAGCGTGATGAGCTTTATTGCCTGAAGAATGACCCGGCTGAAAATATAAATTTGATTAACAGCCGCAATCCCAACGTCAGGAAAGTTATTAAGGAACTTGACGAAAAGATACTTGAAAATGTTAAAAAGACATCTCCCTCTTTGATAGAGCCGTATCTAAAAAGATAATGAATACGAATCTTGCGTATCAGTAATCTTTGCTCTTTATGATTGAGACAATCAGCCAGATTCCTATCGCGGCGGCGGCGATATAGCCTGTGATTCCGAGTGTCTGCAATGTCAGTATGCCGAAGATGTGCCCGTCCTGTGATATCAACATGCTTGAGCCCACCAGCAGAGCCGCGGTTATCAGTGCGAAGCTGATGCGGTTGGAGCTTTTATCTAACGTGTTTGTGAGGTTTTCAAGATGTTCGTGATGCACCTTGAGCTGAAAATCTCCCTGGCGGACTTTGCTTATGATAGTATTCATGTCATCGGGCAGATGCGATGTCATTCTGGATATGTCGTTTGCGGCAGACCGCAGGTTTTTGAGCATCTGTTTGGGGTCAGTAAAGGGAGATGCGAGTTTTTTTGCGAAGGGTTTTATGTTTTCGATGATATCGAACTGCGGGTCAAGCGTGTTTGCGAACGATTCGATCGTCATCAGGCTCTTGAGCATCAGGGTGAATTGCGGCGGCGTGTTGAGCCGGTGTTTTCGTATAACGTTGAACGTCTGGATAATCACCTGTCCGATGGATATGTCCTTTAGCGGCATCTCGTAATTGGTGTTCAGTATGACCTCTATGTCTCTTCGCAGGACGTTTTCATCGGTATCGTCGGGCATAAGTTCCGCCCTTTGAAACGCTCTTATAAGCTGGTCTGCGTTGTTGTCTATGATCGAGAGAATCAGCTGTTTGAGCAGCTCTCTGTCCTGCGAGCCGAGCATTGCTGTCTGGCCGTAATCTATCGGTGCCAGCACGTTATCACCAATTACGAAGAAATTGCCCGGATGCGGGTCGGCATGGAAAAAGCCAAGATCAAATATCTGCCTCATGACAAAATTGCAGCCGCGTTTGGCTATGAGTTTCGGGTCAAGCCCGGCTTTGTTGAGCATCTCGAGCTGTGAAGGCTTTATTCCCTCGATATACTCCATGGTCAAAACCGCCTCGCAGCAGTAATCCTCGTAGATTTTGGGTATGTGTATTTCCGGTGTATCTTTGAAGTTACGGTAAAATCGCAGCTGGTTTTTCTTTTCTGTCTCCAGGTTTACTTCTTTCGAAACCGCCTCGGTGAATTCTGCCACGATTTTCTTTGGGTCGATCGGGTCTTTGCCGAACATGGTAACCTTTAGCAGGCCTGCTATGTCCTCGAGAATTTCACATTCCGTGTTGATTGTCTCAACGATACTGGGCCGCCTGATCTTCACGACAACCGGCGTGCCGCAGGGTAAAACCGCCCGATAAACCTGCGCAATGCTGCCGGCGGCGATGGGTTCAGGATCGAATTCATCAAAAATCTCGTCAACCTTGCCGCCGAGCTGATGTTCGAGCTCCTTAAAAATAGCCTCGGCTTTGACGGGCGAGACTTTATCCTGGAGTTTCTCGAGTTCTTTTATATAGCCCTCGGGTACCAGGTCGGGCCTTGTACTGAGCAGCTGGCCGAATTTTATGAAAGTCGGCCCCAGCTCCTCCAGTGCCATCCTGAAACGTTCGGGCTTGCTTCTGTGAATTATCTTGTTTCTGGCTTCTTCGCTGAATTTACCCTTGGAACGCATCCTGTAGCGAAGGCGCACGGCCTCGGCGGCTTCTTCGAGGCCGTATTTCATCAAGACACCGGTTATGTGCCGGTAACGGCGCAGCCGCCGGAAAGTGTGTTTTACGTTTTTAAACACTAAGCCTTATTTTCCTTTAAGGGCCTTGTCGATCTTGTCTTCAATTCTCGAGATATCTTCTTTGGTGGCAATATCCATGGAATTGATAGTTTTTTTGATTTCGTTGGATATGAGTTTTTCAAGGTCTTTGCGGGCATTTTCGGCAGAGTCCATAATGTCTTTTACAAAACCGCTGCGGGCGTCCCTGGCAACCTCGCCGCGTTTTACGGACTCCTCAAATATTTTCTCCGCCTTCTCACGTGTCATTGTAAGTGCCCCAATGCCGGCCATTGCTAATTTATCTAATGTTTCAAACATGGTTCAAAATCTCCTCTTTGCTAAAATAATATTAAGGTTTTATGCTCTTATCATACAATTATTTAACACTATTTTCAAGCATAATGTGGAGATACTTGAATTTGCCGAAGAAATACACGGCATTAAGCTAAAAACCAATCGGTGTTTGCCTTGATGAAATCATAGGTTATAATGGGTTTAAGCGGATTAAGCAGGACATTGCATTCTGTAACCAAATTTTCAAATGATATAACTTCTAATAAAAACGAGTTTTATAAGCGGAGTGTGAACATGAAAGTTAGAAGCCCGATAGCAGCAGGGCGTTTCTACCCTGCCTATGAAAATGAATGTGTGAGCGATATAAATGACTGCATCTCAAGGGCTTGCGATATTCCAAAGTCTGAATATCCGGTTATTGCCGGTATCGTGCCCCATGCCGGCTGGTTTTTCAGCGGAGCCGCGGCGGTAAAGGTGTTTCTCGCGGCTATCGAGAGCGGCGATGTTGAAACGTTTATTTTTCTCGGCGCCTGCCATGCGAGCTTCTCCCGAGGCTTCGATGTCTATGACGGGGACGGCTGGCAAAGCCCGTTTGGTATTGCAAAAATCAACAGGGAGATTTCAGAGGCTATCGCGGAATCGCACCCAAATGCCCGTTTTAACAATGAGCCGCACATGCATGAGCACAGTATTGAGGTGCAGGTGCCGTTTGTCCAGTATCTTTCGGGTGATTCTACAATCGCGGCGGTGAGCGTGCCGCCGGTTGACCAGGCTCCGGAGTTCGGCGAGTCACTGGCGGATGTCGTTAACGATTATGCCGGCGGCAGGGCGGTGGTGATCGCCTCGACCGACCTGACACATTACGGCAGCTCTTACGGCTTCACCCCTGCCGGCAAGGGCGAAGAAGGCGTAAAATGGGCGGCAGAACAGAACGACAAAAAGTTTATCGACCTTGCCCTTAAAATGGACTCTTCGGCTCTGCTTGAACACGCAAATGCAATGCAGGCAGCGTGCGGCGGCGGTGCGGCGGCAGCGGCGGTAAGTTTTGCCGCGGCTATGGGCCGGAGAAATGGCGTTCTGCTTGAGCAGACAAACAGCGCCAGGATAATGAGGGAAAGGCTCGGACGCGAAAGCAGCGATTCAGTAGGTTACGCGGCGATTGTTTACTGAGAATCAGACAATTCTCGTGTGTCTTTGTATTCACCAGGAGACATAACCAAATAATTCACCGAAAAACCATTTGTGATAGCCGCTGTGGCAGTTGTATTTTTCGCTGTAGCCTATTGTGTATATCATGCCGTCCGAGTTGTTCCATAACAGGTCGAAATGCCTGTTGAAATCTTTGTTTATTTTTTTTGAGCCCCTCACGGCGAGATCTGCCTCGAGATTTATGCCTTTTAGATTTTTGCCCGTCCAGTTTGCCGATCCTGTAATAAATTCATGTTTTCCCGTTTTCTCATTTGTAATACTCATGGTTTTAGCGTGGTTTTGCTCGCCGTGGGTTTCGTACCACCGGATATCCATGTTGAGGCAGAGCTGCTGTTTTTTCTCCATCAAATACGCCGCGACCTGTCTGTTTGGCGTGCCGTCTTTGACACTGTTAAATGCGTCTTTGTTTGGGTCGAGTATTAGCCGGATAGGGCAGTCGAGTCTCCCCGCGGCGTCAATGAGGGCCTGGACAATGTCGAGGTCCGAGAGGTAAAACATCTGTATCCTGACCTTGTCACTTTCGGAGGCGTTTTCAAGCATTGCGAGTATATGATTCTTAATCTCGAGTTCGGTGAGGAGGCGTATCTGAGGACTTTCAAGATTCTCTGCTGCGTTTTGTTCAGGGATTTTCACCTCTACAGCCGGCAGTATGTCTTCGAAATATGAATCCCGCCACTGCTTTTCGTCGCGGCTCCATTGGGCGCTGTAATGATTTGCGCTGTTTACAGCATCTTCACGCATGACCATGTATGTGTATTTTGCGCACTCGCCGCCGAATGTTATAGAGTGATTCGCAGAGCCGACGCTTGCGTTGTGAGGGTTTGCGGAGGATATCATAGCGTGGTACTCTTCGCCGGAGGCGGTAACAAGTATTTTTCGGTGGTTAGCCTTCATCGCAAGTGCGTTCCATAAGCTCGCCATTGAAACGCCTTCAGGGTTTAGGGGGTTATTTATCGGCAGCTCCCAACCAAACAAAAAGGTCAGGAGTTTGTTGGAATTGCCCATTGTAAGCTGATTTGCCAGATCGATAGTTACCCCAACAGGTTTGTGTATGTCAATCAGGTTGGCAGGCTTTGTGCCGTGAAGATTTGAATAGAAGATATCCACCCCGCCTCGCAGAAGCCGTTTTTCGGCGGGGCTCTGGAAGTCGCTGTAAGCTCGGTTGACAGGATCAAGTATCAGGGCGGCTTTTAGCCGGGGGTTTTGTGATTTACTTTCAAGGATGGTATCTGTTAGTTTTTCGGCGATGTGATCCATCGGCTGCTCAACCTTAAAAATGTCGAACAAAAACACCGTCGCGAATATCAGCTCTTCAGCCTCCCGAATCATTTCCAGTGTTTTCTCGCCTATACTGAGCCGTGAGAACTTTTTCTGGGTATCCGGGTTAAATCCGCTGTAGGAAATCTGAAGCTCCAGCTGTTCTTCTTCAACTGGAAACCATGGAGATTTTACATTTATTCTTGCCGGCTCATAGCTGTTTTGCTCTTCAAGTCTGTCTTGGCAGCCCGACATAAACAAAGTCGGCAGTGTAAAGACAGTGAGTAAAAGATATAGAAGAGTTTTTTTCTTTGTTGATATCACGGTTTACCGTTTGCGGTTTGATCTAAAGAGTTTATTTGTCTCTAAAATTTTCTGTATGCCAGACCTTCAAATACGGCTATAACTTCCTCCTCATCGTTTGTTACAGTGACGGAGTAGCTGCCCACGCGGCCTCGCGGATTTATCTCTTTTGCTTCCGCGTAGAGTGTTCCGGATTTTGTGGCTTTGATGAATGAAATATTTGTATTTATAGCCACTGCCACGTGGTCATGACTGTTAGACGCCGCGGCAAAGGTAAGATCAGCAAGGGTAAATATCGCTCCTCCCTGTACAATCCCCACACCGTTAAAATGAAACGGCTGAATTTCCATCTTTGCCTTTGCTCTGCCCTCGCCGGCTTCAATCAGCTCGATTCCGCAGTGTTTTGCGAATTTATCTTTTTCGCCTACGCTCATGTTAAATCCTCGCAAATATAAATGATTATCGTTTTTTCTAATTATATTCATAATGCGGTATATAGGTCAAGGCATTTATATTTTCCCGGGCAGGGTGGTGTGTGTCAATCGGCGCTTTAAATTAGGTCACTATGAGCGCGTTCAAAATGGGTCAGTTAAACCAGTTGTTATTTACTATTTTTAGTTTCATTTGTCAAGTTGGATTTGGATAAAACGATTATTTTCGACGTTATTGGGCAGATACGCCAGGCCTGTTTCGCCCGGACCGGCGGCCGGGTGAGAATGGGCCACCCAAAAAGCTCGTCGGAACCTGGCCGCCGCAAGCCGGGCGGGACAGGCCGGTTAAGACTGAGTCAGCCTTCATGGCCGGCTCTTTTCTCACAGGCACCATGCTCGGCACGGTCCTTGAGACGGTAGCTGCGGCCTGTGATGTTGATGATCTCAGCATGATGCAAAAACCTGTCCAGGATTGCGGTTGCCGATGGTACATCACCAATGAGCTTGCCCCAGTCTTCCAGCGGCCTGTTGGAGGTCATCATCGTGGATTTGTTTTCATATCGCCGCATAATGATCTCCAGCAGATACTCGCCGCAGCGTTTTGGCAGATGCTTGATGCCCATGTCATCGATTATCAGCAGCTCCGGCTTGAGATATCTGTTCATTACCTTATCCTGACAGGCAAAGGCATCTTCGTGCAGAAAATCCCTGGCAACATCAAATATCGAGCGGTACCGCACAGCCATGCCTGCCTTGACTGCCTGATAGCCTATCGCCTGACACAAATGACTCTTGCCCACACCCGGAGGGCCAAGCAGCAGAACATCAACGCCCTCACTGATAAAGCGGCATGTGGCCATATCAAATATCCGGCTTCTTTTAATCGAAGTATTGAACTGCCAGTCAAACTCCTCCAGTGTCTTGAGTTCTCTAAACCCGGCAGCCTTAATACCCCTTTGGATCTGGCGATGCTTTCTGACCAGCATCTCATCCTGCAGGATCAGTTCTAAAAACTCAGCATGAGTGAGGCTGTTGCCGGCTGCCTCCTGCAATCGAACTTCAAGTGTCTCAAGCATACCTGACAACCTTAGTGATTTTAATGTGTTATGCAGTGAATTGTTCATAATAATCTGCTCCTGAATAAGTTATGATTATTGTTCAGCCCAGAACCTCTCTTACGAATTCTCCGTAACTGGAGATATCTCTGATAATAGGGTGCTCATCTATAAATTCCATCTGGAGCTGCCTGTCACCGCCGTGTTTAATAATACTCCTGATGGTCTTCAATCGAAAAGCATTGTGGCTTAACGCTATTTTACATGCATTATCGATTTTGTTACCTTTATAGGTATTGGTCATATTCAGCAAGCCCAGAAGTACGCGGATACCAGGTATTCCTCTGGCCTCAAGCATCTGCAGGGCCCATCTCTCGGCATTGTCACCTATCAGACTGACTCGTTCAAGCATCCATACAACGCCGTTTTCTATCTTTGTTCTTTTCTCTGAATGAATATGTCCGTCCTGAGTCTGGAATCTGCCCGGCTCAACTTTAGCGTGAACAACAATCTGCTCCATGCTGCGGTTAAATACTCTTACCATATGGCCGTCCCATCTTGCCCATACCTTGCGGCCGGTATATTCCGGAGGCACCGAGTAATAGGTCCTCTCTACCTCTATATGGCCGTCCCTGTGAACGGACCGCTGAGCTTCTGTAAATGAAGGAAACCTTCCAACCGGAAGCCTCAATAAAGCAGGCTTTTCCTGTTCTGTGAACAATTTGCCTACCTGCTTGCGGGTAGTGCCGTGAATACGGGTATCGGCAATACGGCTCTCCCAGCTGAGAAGAAACTGATTCTGCTCTGAGAGGCTCTTAAAGCTGCGGCCCTTGAGGGCGTTATTTTTGACATATGCTACTGCTTTTTCAACCTTACCCTTGTGTCTTGGGGTATACGGCTTACAGGGTAAAATGGCGGTACCGTAATGACGGCAGAATGACACTATTTTTGGGTGTATCTCAGGATCATACCAGTCAGCTTTGTTTACAGCAGCTTTAAGATTATCTATTATCAGTGTTTGCGGAACACCGCCAAAGTGGTGAAAAGCGTTTTCCAGGCAATTTATAAAGTTATCGCCGGTCTGCCTGAAAACTGCCTCGCTGTAGGATTTACGGGAGAAGCTAAGCACTACCCGTATTACATGAGTTCTTTTTCGTCTGCCATCTTTCGTTATTACCGGTGCACCCGTACCAAAATCTATCTGAGCCTCTTCACCGGGCCTGCATTCAAGACGCCTGAACGGAACAGGCGAATTTTTACTGAGGCGGTTGACAAACCTGCGAACGCTGTGGTAGCTGACATCAGAGCCGTGGTCGTCACGAAGATCCTGCCATATACGCCGGCGGCTGAGCCCCATATCCAGCTTGTTCTTAATTATTTCACGGTAAGGCTCACAATTGCTTACCGGACCGGTTGAGCTTTGGGCCACCGACCCGGGAGGCGCGTTAGTGACCTGTTTTGAATTATCATTGTCTGATTTTGCATACTTACGCACCGTATCCAGGTGGATGCCAAGCTCTCTGGATATACGCCTGCAAGACCAGTTACGCTCTCTTAATGTCTGTATTACACTTCTTTTAGTCATTTTTAGATAGTTCGCCATAAAGACCTCCGTTATATTTTCGATAATATCGATAATATAACGACTCTAAGGCAAAAACTTCCTTTCAAAATGACCTATTTTGACCCGCTCATTACTGACCTGTTTTCAGCGCCGCTTAACAGGTGTGTGACATTTTTTTGTGGCGGCGATGTGTTGTAAGGTAGTTATTGTAGAGAGAATTCACGAATTCTCTCAAAAACGTCAATATGGAGCAGATTTATATAAAAACAGTAACTTAGGTTCAATTTCTGCATGGTTTGCAAATGTTCATGCAGGAGCAAATTCGTGAATTTGCTCTACAGTCGCATTTTGGGTAAATATAGATTGAAACACATCATCAAATATCCCTAATAGTTCAATTAAAATATCACACACTCCGAGTCCGCGGCATGAAAACAAAAAAGCAGGCTTCCTGCGAAACCTGCTTGTCGGTAAAAAAGAATATTGTAGTTATGTGTTCAGGAGAGTGGGCGAACACCGCCTGTAAGAAACGGCATCCGCCCGAGGCTCTATTACTTAAGGAAGAGCATTTCCGCGTAAGTCGGCAGCGGCCACTGGGCAGCATCAACCAGGGTCTCAAGTTTGTCCGCAGACATTCTGACCTTATCCATAGAAGGAATGACACCGTTGCAGAAACATTCAGCTGATTCAGCGGTGCATTCTTTTTCTTCTGCGGCCGTCAACGATTTTTCCAGGGCTGTGATGGCCGATTTGAGTTTCTTTGTTTCAGAGCTTATCTCATCGAGCATTTCCTTGTAAACAGACGCATCCGAACCGCTGGAGGTAACACCGTTAACCGTCTGGGCAAGATTGAGGCTGTACTTGACAACGGCGGGCAGTATCTGCCTCTTGGCAATGTTTATTGTCGCCTTTGCCTCTATCGCAATGGTAGTGGCGTAATTTTCAAGCATTATCTCCTGGCGGGCTTTCAACTCACCCTTTGAGAGAACGCCGTGCTTTTCGAAAACATCTACAAACGCTGGTTCTGTAATTGTATTGAGAGCTTCAACAGATTTTCTCATGTTTGGCAGGGTTCTTTTTTCTGCCTCTGTCACCCAGTCCTGCGAGTAGTTATCGCCGTTAAAAACGATTTTTCCGTTTTCTTTGGAAATTTTCTGTAGAAACTCTCCCGCGGCCTTAATCTTGTCATCGGAGCTTTCGAGTTTGTCAGCTATTTCGCTGAGCACCTCAGCCACAATGGTATTAAGGACAAAATTCGGGCCTGATACGGACTGGCTTGAGCCGACCATTCTGAACTCGAATTTGTTGCCGGTAAAGGCAAACGGTGAAGTTCTGTTTCTGTCAGTAGTGTCTTTTGGCAGCTCTGGCAGCGTTGTAACTCCGAGTTTTATTTTTCCGCCTTCTTTGCATGATGTAGCCGGGCCTTTTGCAAGTGTGGTAAATATCTCATTGAGCTGGTCACCGAGGAACACCGATACGATAGCCGGAGGGGCTTCGTTTGCTCCGAGGCGGTGGTCGTTGCCGGCGCTGGCAACTGAGGCCCTGAGCAGTTTAGCGTATTTGTCAACAGCTCTGACTACCGAGCATAAAAAGATAAGGAACACCATGTTTTCATGCGGGGTAGAACCGGGATCAAGCAGGTTGATGCCGTCGTCTGTGCATAAACTCCAGTTGTTATGTTTTCCCGAGCCGTTTACGCCGGCAAAGGGTTTTTCGTGAAGCAGACATTCAAACCCGCAGCGTTTGGCGACCTTCTTCATCGCTTCCATCGTAAGCTGATTCTGGTCGGAGCTTAGATTTATAGACGAGAAAACGGGGGCCATTTCGTACTGGGCCGGCGAGACTTCGTTGTGCTGTGTCTTTGCGGAGACGCCGAGCTTCCAGAGCTCTATATTGAGCCTGTTCATATACGTGGCGACTCTCTCGTCGAGTGAGCCGAAGTAGTGGTCGTCCATTTCCTGGCCCTTGGGAGAGGGGCTTCCAAACAATGTTCTGCCGGCCATGACAAGGTCAATACGTTTTTCAACGAATTTCCTGTCAATCAGGAAGTATTCCTGTTCGCTGCCCAGGGTGGCCCCGACGCGTTTTGAAGTAGTGTTTCCCAGTGCCCTCAGAACTCTCATTGCGTGCTTGTTAAGAGCCTCCATCGAACGCAGAAGCGGCGTTTTTTTATCGAGCGCTTCGCCTGTATAAGAACAGAACGCACAGGGGATATACAGGGTCGTGTTTTCGCCGTCTTCTTTTATAAAGACAGGTGAAGTGCAGTCCCAGGCGGTATAGCCGCGAGCCTCAAAAGTAGCTCTCAAACCGCCCGAAGGAAATGAAGATGCATCCGGCTCGCCCTGTGTCAGTTCTTTGCCGCTGAACTCCATAATCACTGTTCCCTCGTTTGTAGGAGCTATGAAGGAGTCGTGTTTCTCGGCCGTGAAGCCCGTCATGGGCTGGAACCAGTGGCAGTAATGGGTCGCACCCTTCTCGATAGCCCAATCCTTCATTGCGTTGGCAATTACGTCTGCCAGCGCGGGATCAAGCGGTTCGCATTCTTTTACTGTCTTCTTGAAAGACTTATAGATGTTTTTGGGCAGTCTTTCCTGCATTGCCTCATCGTTAAAGACGTTGATGCCGAAAAGCTCGTTCACCGAAACTTTGGTCTGGGACATTTATAATTCCTTTCTGTTTTGACTCTATAGTAAACCATTGCAGAGTTTACGTCCGCTAAGTAATCAATAATACTACACAGCCCTCAATTGGCTGCTGCATA
Proteins encoded:
- the istB gene encoding IS21-like element helper ATPase IstB, with protein sequence MNNSLHNTLKSLRLSGMLETLEVRLQEAAGNSLTHAEFLELILQDEMLVRKHRQIQRGIKAAGFRELKTLEEFDWQFNTSIKRSRIFDMATCRFISEGVDVLLLGPPGVGKSHLCQAIGYQAVKAGMAVRYRSIFDVARDFLHEDAFACQDKVMNRYLKPELLIIDDMGIKHLPKRCGEYLLEIIMRRYENKSTMMTSNRPLEDWGKLIGDVPSATAILDRFLHHAEIINITGRSYRLKDRAEHGACEKRAGHEG
- a CDS encoding glutamine synthetase III, translating into MSQTKVSVNELFGINVFNDEAMQERLPKNIYKSFKKTVKECEPLDPALADVIANAMKDWAIEKGATHYCHWFQPMTGFTAEKHDSFIAPTNEGTVIMEFSGKELTQGEPDASSFPSGGLRATFEARGYTAWDCTSPVFIKEDGENTTLYIPCAFCSYTGEALDKKTPLLRSMEALNKHAMRVLRALGNTTSKRVGATLGSEQEYFLIDRKFVEKRIDLVMAGRTLFGSPSPKGQEMDDHYFGSLDERVATYMNRLNIELWKLGVSAKTQHNEVSPAQYEMAPVFSSINLSSDQNQLTMEAMKKVAKRCGFECLLHEKPFAGVNGSGKHNNWSLCTDDGINLLDPGSTPHENMVFLIFLCSVVRAVDKYAKLLRASVASAGNDHRLGANEAPPAIVSVFLGDQLNEIFTTLAKGPATSCKEGGKIKLGVTTLPELPKDTTDRNRTSPFAFTGNKFEFRMVGSSQSVSGPNFVLNTIVAEVLSEIADKLESSDDKIKAAGEFLQKISKENGKIVFNGDNYSQDWVTEAEKRTLPNMRKSVEALNTITEPAFVDVFEKHGVLSKGELKARQEIMLENYATTIAIEAKATINIAKRQILPAVVKYSLNLAQTVNGVTSSGSDASVYKEMLDEISSETKKLKSAITALEKSLTAAEEKECTAESAECFCNGVIPSMDKVRMSADKLETLVDAAQWPLPTYAEMLFLK
- the istA gene encoding IS21 family transposase; translation: MTKRSVIQTLRERNWSCRRISRELGIHLDTVRKYAKSDNDNSKQVTNAPPGSVAQSSTGPVSNCEPYREIIKNKLDMGLSRRRIWQDLRDDHGSDVSYHSVRRFVNRLSKNSPVPFRRLECRPGEEAQIDFGTGAPVITKDGRRKRTHVIRVVLSFSRKSYSEAVFRQTGDNFINCLENAFHHFGGVPQTLIIDNLKAAVNKADWYDPEIHPKIVSFCRHYGTAILPCKPYTPRHKGKVEKAVAYVKNNALKGRSFKSLSEQNQFLLSWESRIADTRIHGTTRKQVGKLFTEQEKPALLRLPVGRFPSFTEAQRSVHRDGHIEVERTYYSVPPEYTGRKVWARWDGHMVRVFNRSMEQIVVHAKVEPGRFQTQDGHIHSEKRTKIENGVVWMLERVSLIGDNAERWALQMLEARGIPGIRVLLGLLNMTNTYKGNKIDNACKIALSHNAFRLKTIRSIIKHGGDRQLQMEFIDEHPIIRDISSYGEFVREVLG
- a CDS encoding PaaI family thioesterase, whose product is MSVGEKDKFAKHCGIELIEAGEGRAKAKMEIQPFHFNGVGIVQGGAIFTLADLTFAAASNSHDHVAVAINTNISFIKATKSGTLYAEAKEINPRGRVGSYSVTVTNDEEEVIAVFEGLAYRKF